From Lepisosteus oculatus isolate fLepOcu1 chromosome 8, fLepOcu1.hap2, whole genome shotgun sequence, one genomic window encodes:
- the LOC107077724 gene encoding uncharacterized protein C14orf132, which yields MDLSFMAAQIPVMGGAFMDSPNDDYSADHSLFNSSASVHAAASTAHSQQEEPQSVSSDAIWLWIAIIATIGNIVVVGVVYAFTF from the coding sequence ATCCCTGTCATGGGAGGAGCTTTCATGGACTCACCCAATGATGACTACAGTGCAGATCACTCGCTGTTCAACTCCTCGGCTAGTGTCCATGCTGCAGCTAGCACGGCCCACAGCCAGCAGGAGGAACCACAGTCAGTGTCCAGTGATGCTATCTGGCTGTGGATCGCCATCATCGCCACAATAGGGAACATTGTGGTTGTAGGGGTTGTGTATGCTTTTACCTTCTGA